Proteins encoded in a region of the Paenibacillus sp. W2I17 genome:
- a CDS encoding DUF1904 family protein has translation MPFIRFKGFTGPQLEEVVPQITEQMALITHIPRERMKAERHDVQALTPSPASIEILMFQRDQEIHNRIASSVQAILEEAYMPDVHIFFNILSPTLYYKKGRPLTDYRLD, from the coding sequence ATGCCGTTTATTCGCTTTAAAGGATTCACAGGTCCTCAGCTAGAGGAAGTTGTACCCCAAATTACAGAGCAGATGGCCCTAATTACTCATATTCCAAGGGAGAGAATGAAGGCAGAGCGTCATGATGTACAAGCGCTAACACCTTCTCCGGCTTCTATAGAGATTCTGATGTTTCAACGTGACCAGGAGATTCATAATCGGATTGCATCGTCGGTGCAAGCTATTTTGGAAGAAGCATACATGCCGGATGTGCATATTTTCTTCAATATATTGTCACCTACTTTGTATTATAAAAAAGGCAGGCCGCTGACAGATTATCGATTGGATTGA
- a CDS encoding DUF6199 family natural product biosynthesis protein, with the protein MRTLFFIFMVLCIINLCFPKFGWYLRYGWISRGEAEPSRPYMTMVRTTSLLMLLIAFTLAMA; encoded by the coding sequence ATGAGAACCCTCTTTTTTATATTCATGGTACTCTGTATCATCAATCTCTGTTTCCCAAAATTCGGCTGGTATCTGCGTTATGGCTGGATTTCCCGGGGTGAAGCCGAACCCAGCAGGCCTTATATGACTATGGTCAGAACGACCAGCCTGCTGATGTTGCTTATCGCCTTTACACTCGCTATGGCATGA
- a CDS encoding MFS transporter produces MNIAFYPYWAAKTLLSLINVIYIMVITTFIYGLTGSVLSAAMFPLIQIIARIMAGFTLPLLVNRFPFSRLLISISIAKTLIMTCIAISLNHLISQLPLLFLGVIILSFLDGWETPLLKTLTPRLVQGEDLIKANSLLSFSNQTVTIVGYAMTGFAVMNWGASQTFWAATSLSWAVLIFMIAMGSLTRNVEQPQKSAVSRNVLREGWSIFWNNPSLRLITLMDIAQALAGSIWIGAVTLAFAKEALGRGEGWWGLMNSSYAAGTMLGGILALALAKRIQKHLIASMTIGSLLFSLLTVVYGLNNLPWLALVLCILMGPIHQIRDVAQQTALQNSVPVESLTKVYATHGVLISTVMSVSIVIFGLVADQLGVRWVYLIGGALFIVSAICSLSLSRVHRNHTIAKHTKNM; encoded by the coding sequence ATGAACATTGCATTTTATCCGTACTGGGCCGCCAAAACGCTGCTCTCGCTTATTAATGTCATATATATCATGGTCATTACTACGTTTATATACGGTCTCACTGGATCGGTACTTTCAGCTGCAATGTTTCCACTTATTCAGATCATTGCACGCATAATGGCTGGTTTCACTTTGCCATTACTTGTGAACCGTTTCCCATTCTCCAGACTATTGATCAGCATTTCTATAGCCAAAACATTAATCATGACCTGTATAGCCATTTCGTTGAATCACTTGATTTCACAACTTCCGCTTCTATTTCTCGGAGTGATCATACTATCCTTCTTGGACGGATGGGAAACTCCGTTACTGAAGACTTTAACGCCACGATTGGTTCAAGGTGAAGACCTTATAAAAGCAAATAGCCTGCTATCTTTCTCCAATCAGACTGTAACCATTGTCGGTTACGCCATGACGGGATTTGCCGTGATGAACTGGGGGGCGTCACAGACCTTCTGGGCAGCTACAAGCCTGTCCTGGGCCGTTCTGATCTTCATGATTGCTATGGGCTCGCTCACACGGAATGTAGAACAACCCCAGAAATCTGCTGTATCGCGGAATGTATTGAGGGAAGGTTGGAGTATATTTTGGAACAATCCATCATTACGACTGATTACGCTTATGGACATTGCCCAGGCTCTTGCAGGTTCCATCTGGATCGGAGCTGTTACGCTGGCCTTTGCAAAAGAAGCTCTGGGACGAGGAGAAGGTTGGTGGGGACTCATGAACTCGAGTTACGCTGCTGGAACCATGCTTGGAGGTATTCTGGCTCTTGCACTGGCCAAACGTATTCAGAAGCATCTAATCGCTAGTATGACCATAGGTTCTCTTCTCTTCAGCCTGCTGACCGTCGTTTATGGTCTAAACAACCTGCCATGGCTCGCTCTGGTGTTATGCATACTCATGGGTCCAATTCATCAGATTCGTGATGTGGCTCAGCAGACAGCGCTTCAGAACAGTGTACCTGTCGAATCCCTAACCAAGGTATACGCCACTCATGGCGTCTTGATATCCACGGTTATGAGTGTATCCATAGTTATCTTTGGTCTAGTCGCCGATCAACTGGGCGTTCGATGGGTATACCTTATCGGTGGAGCCTTGTTTATTGTATCTGCGATATGCTCATTATCGTTGAGCAGGGTTCACAGGAACCATACCATTGCTAAACATACGAAAAATATGTAA
- a CDS encoding sporulation protein YjcZ: MSQVGYGCGNVGGFGGGWTSTSAILVLFILLVIITKSFWL; the protein is encoded by the coding sequence ATGAGTCAAGTTGGATACGGTTGTGGCAATGTTGGTGGATTCGGCGGCGGATGGACTTCCACAAGTGCAATTCTCGTGCTTTTCATCCTGCTCGTGATCATCACAAAATCTTTCTGGCTGTAA